A section of the Streptomyces xinghaiensis S187 genome encodes:
- a CDS encoding ATP-binding protein: protein MGADSSLIQSLRTAVEAAPGDVPLRLHLAELLLAAGQSDAAVTEVAVALQHAPGDAQARQLMARAMGAPAPAPAPGTATEPEPAPAPEQGAASAAGSEAREGFDWRAAEDQVGDVVPPRFVEAPLTVDGSGDPGDASAWDVDAPGTVRLADVGGMQEVKDRLEAAFLAPLRNPELRKLYGKSLRGGLLLYGPPGCGKTFIARAVAGELGASFLSVSVSDVLDMWIGNSERNMHQVFEVARRQAPCVVFLDELDALGAKRSRTHHSGMRNTVNQLLTELDGIDPSANEGVFVLAATNVPWDVDIALRRPGRLDRTLLVLPPDTAAREAILRYHLRDRPIESVDVGKLAKITEGLSGADLAHLCEAAAESALLDSARTGTVRMIGMKDLLNAAKAVVPSTEPWFAAARNVAMFANEGGMYDDLVAYLKRKRKL, encoded by the coding sequence ATGGGGGCGGATTCTTCTTTGATCCAGAGTTTGCGTACGGCAGTTGAGGCGGCGCCCGGTGACGTCCCGCTGCGCCTGCATCTCGCGGAGCTGCTGCTGGCCGCGGGGCAGTCCGACGCGGCGGTCACCGAGGTGGCGGTCGCGCTGCAGCACGCGCCGGGCGACGCACAGGCCCGTCAGCTCATGGCCCGCGCCATGGGCGCACCGGCTCCAGCGCCGGCGCCGGGGACCGCCACGGAGCCCGAACCCGCGCCGGCGCCTGAGCAGGGCGCGGCATCCGCGGCTGGCTCTGAGGCGCGGGAGGGTTTCGACTGGCGGGCCGCAGAGGACCAGGTCGGTGATGTCGTCCCGCCCCGGTTCGTCGAGGCTCCGCTCACCGTCGACGGCAGCGGGGACCCGGGGGACGCCTCCGCCTGGGACGTGGACGCGCCCGGTACCGTGCGGCTCGCGGACGTCGGCGGGATGCAGGAGGTCAAGGACCGTCTGGAGGCCGCGTTCCTCGCGCCCCTGCGCAATCCCGAGCTGCGGAAGCTGTACGGCAAGAGCCTGCGCGGCGGGCTGCTGCTGTACGGTCCGCCCGGCTGCGGCAAGACCTTCATCGCCCGCGCCGTCGCCGGGGAACTCGGTGCGAGTTTCCTGTCCGTGTCGGTCAGCGATGTGCTCGACATGTGGATCGGCAACTCCGAGCGCAACATGCACCAGGTCTTCGAGGTCGCGCGCCGTCAGGCGCCGTGCGTGGTGTTTCTGGACGAACTGGACGCGCTGGGTGCCAAGCGCAGCCGTACCCACCACAGCGGCATGCGCAACACCGTCAACCAGTTGCTGACCGAGCTGGACGGCATCGACCCGAGCGCCAATGAGGGCGTCTTCGTGCTGGCCGCCACCAACGTCCCCTGGGATGTGGACATCGCTCTGCGCCGCCCGGGCCGCCTGGACCGGACCCTGCTGGTGCTGCCTCCCGACACCGCGGCGCGCGAGGCGATCCTCCGCTATCACCTGCGGGACCGGCCGATCGAGTCGGTCGATGTGGGGAAGCTGGCCAAGATCACCGAAGGGCTGTCCGGGGCGGACCTGGCGCATCTGTGCGAAGCGGCGGCCGAGAGCGCGCTGCTGGACTCCGCCCGCACCGGGACCGTCCGCATGATCGGCATGAAGGACCTGCTGAACGCGGCGAAGGCCGTCGTGCCGTCCACCGAGCCGTGGTTCGCCGCCGCCCGCAACGTGGCGATGTTCGCGAACGAGGGCGGGATGTACGACGACCTGGTCGCCTACCTGAAGCGGAAGCGCAAGCTGTGA
- a CDS encoding type II toxin-antitoxin system Phd/YefM family antitoxin yields MEKTLGIEAARARLGDIADHARTTGQVTHLTRHGRTVAVIGPAHAVQPAGNVKVMLFVGDEDGRPCALPAVPRIGDTFRLFNDEDEDSFWLVVAVQWDLGPNGEAEVNVLLDPHDVRTAERDATENADHA; encoded by the coding sequence ATGGAGAAGACCTTGGGTATTGAGGCCGCCCGCGCACGACTTGGCGACATCGCCGATCACGCCCGCACCACTGGCCAAGTCACCCACCTCACCCGGCACGGCCGGACCGTGGCAGTCATCGGCCCCGCCCACGCCGTACAGCCCGCCGGCAACGTGAAGGTCATGTTGTTCGTCGGGGACGAGGACGGCCGGCCCTGCGCTCTCCCCGCCGTACCTCGCATCGGGGACACGTTCCGCCTCTTCAACGACGAGGACGAGGACTCCTTCTGGCTCGTTGTCGCCGTCCAATGGGACCTCGGGCCAAACGGCGAAGCCGAAGTTAACGTCCTGCTTGACCCCCACGACGTGAGGACCGCCGAACGCGACGCCACCGAAAACGCAGACCATGCCTGA
- a CDS encoding tetratricopeptide repeat protein, which translates to MSLHPLTQQAGALIELGRYEDAKSLLARRLAEDPGEVRAWTRLARCHMNAGEHGEALAALDEGLRVAPEDLDAVDLRARVLRSLGRRDEARQAAREAVRIDPQWWGAYALLAELLCFPPNPDTWGEGVSMAEEAVRLAPEEVGAYETLWKLAAVAGNDEVTDALERHILSLDPTHELALSQQTAKAAKTPGVKASQAAGLYADALAAVPGSSSLSRGLDQATYRLLRGFRWLALICLLLAGAMVNLFPAEGEAPELPVSLATRVWVVVLMSAIWAFGAWRRYRRLRAGVRLNIRSLVRRGFWARIVLAQAAWAMLCALLISQVPWSDRPIPQMLFWAGIAPIAATVWFDRKKRK; encoded by the coding sequence GTGAGCCTTCACCCGCTGACCCAGCAGGCGGGCGCGCTGATCGAGCTCGGGCGGTACGAGGACGCCAAGTCCCTGCTCGCCCGCCGCCTCGCGGAAGACCCCGGCGAGGTGCGCGCCTGGACCCGGCTGGCGCGCTGCCACATGAACGCCGGTGAGCACGGGGAGGCGCTCGCCGCGCTCGACGAAGGGCTGAGGGTCGCGCCGGAGGACCTCGACGCGGTCGACCTGCGCGCCCGCGTCCTGCGCAGCCTGGGGCGCCGGGACGAGGCGCGGCAGGCCGCGCGCGAGGCGGTTCGCATCGATCCCCAGTGGTGGGGCGCGTACGCGCTCCTGGCGGAGCTTCTGTGCTTTCCCCCGAACCCGGACACGTGGGGCGAGGGTGTCTCCATGGCCGAGGAGGCGGTACGTCTCGCCCCTGAAGAGGTCGGCGCGTACGAGACGCTGTGGAAGCTCGCCGCAGTGGCCGGGAACGACGAGGTGACGGACGCCCTCGAGCGCCACATCCTGTCCCTGGACCCCACGCACGAGCTGGCCCTGTCCCAGCAGACCGCCAAGGCCGCGAAGACCCCGGGTGTGAAGGCGTCCCAGGCCGCCGGCCTGTATGCCGACGCACTCGCCGCTGTCCCCGGATCGTCGTCGCTCAGCAGAGGACTCGATCAGGCCACCTACCGACTGCTGCGCGGCTTTCGGTGGCTGGCGCTGATCTGTCTGCTGCTCGCCGGCGCGATGGTGAACCTCTTCCCCGCCGAGGGCGAGGCGCCGGAGCTGCCGGTGTCCCTCGCCACCCGCGTGTGGGTCGTGGTGCTCATGTCGGCGATCTGGGCGTTCGGCGCCTGGCGCCGCTACCGCAGACTGCGCGCGGGCGTACGGCTCAACATCCGCTCCCTGGTCCGCCGCGGCTTCTGGGCCCGCATCGTGCTGGCCCAGGCCGCCTGGGCCATGCTCTGCGCACTGCTGATCTCACAGGTTCCGTGGAGCGACCGCCCGATTCCCCAGATGCTCTTCTGGGCCGGCATCGCGCCCATCGCGGCCACCGTCTGGTTCGACCGCAAGAAGCGGAAGTGA